The Chloroflexota bacterium sequence TGCGAATGGACCATGCGGGCACTTCCTCCTGGGGGCTGGAGGCGGAGGCGTAGGCCTTTTTGGGCATGCGCCCGGCGAAGTAGGCCTTGCGACCTGCCTCGACGCCGAGCTTCATGGCCTCGCCCATGGCGACGGGGTCTCCGGCGAGGGCGATGGCGGAGTTGATGAGCACCGCATCGGCGCCGATCTCCATGGCGAGGGCGGCGTCCGAGGGCGCGCCGAGGCCGGCGTCCACAACGACGGGGACCTTGGCCTGCTCGATGATGATCTTGATCTGCTCGAAGGTGATTATGCCTTGGCCGGAGCCGATGGGCGAGGCAAGGGGCATCACGGTGGCGGTGCCGATCTCCTCGAGGCGCTTGGCAAGGACCGGATCCGTGTTGATGTACGGCAGGACGACGAAGCCTTCCTTCACCAGGACCTTGGCCGCTTCAAGGGTGCCGATGGGATCGGGCAGGAGGTACTTTGGGTCGGGGATGACCTCCAGCTTCACC is a genomic window containing:
- a CDS encoding thiazole synthase, translated to MDRDLVIAGKRLRSRLMVGTGKYRTMDEMVRAIEASGAEMVTVALKRIDFSAGERTILDYIDWKRYAILPNTAGCKTAEEAIYTARLARSMGLSDWVKLEVIPDPKYLLPDPIGTLEAAKVLVKEGFVVLPYINTDPVLAKRLEEIGTATVMPLASPIGSGQGIITFEQIKIIIEQAKVPVVVDAGLGAPSDAALAMEIGADAVLINSAIALAGDPVAMGEAMKLGVEAGRKAYFAGRMPKKAYASASSPQEEVPAWSIRK